The Helianthus annuus cultivar XRQ/B chromosome 11, HanXRQr2.0-SUNRISE, whole genome shotgun sequence region TAGGCCTTATGAATGTCAACTTTGTTAAATATCTCAAAATTCATTTCAGGCAACCGTTGTTAAAGCAAAAGTTATCCCAACTTTTAATTATAATAATTTCAAGGGTAAAAAGTGTTTCAAGGGTAAAAAGTATTTCAGGCAACCGTTGTTAAAGCAAAAGTTATCCCAACTTTTAATTATAATAATTTCAAGGGTAAAAAGTGTTTCACAGCTTACTAACTCAGTAAAACAAAAGTAGTCCTGACTTTAACaattatatattttgttatatTTCTTATATACCAAAAACTTAGCATTAATAACAAAGGAAGATGtatatttcaaaattttaaacgTAGTTAAATTCTTGTGTATAAGTAGTTTCGTTAATTATTAGGTAGTGTTCATTTCACAGAATGGAATGAAATCTTGATAGAATTGGAATTGAATAATAACATAAGGAAGAGAATCTATATTCCAATTCCATTCAAATTTAATTCCATTTTGCAAAACAAACACACCTAAATTACAAATCAAATTTTAATTTCTCAAATTCCGATTCCAATTCCATTACAATTCATGAAATAACTAAAGAAAGTATGGGAATGACATCTAACCCTTGTAAGGTCTTACTTGTTCCATGGAAGAGGCCCGTGATCATCACCTTTTTCAAGGTATGTCACTTACAAGATGTTTGtgttagaaaaggaaaaaaataatttAGAGAAAATTATTGATTCCTCAAGATCATCTCCATATTTAAgtattttcttttatttgttcTTGTAAAGCCTATAAATAAAGGCTCGTTTTTCCCTGTTTTGTATGGAAGAAATATATCAATAAAATTCAATTCCTTTTAAATATTCTTTCCCATCTCTGATTATCATTtacaacatggtatcagagcagagttGTGATCCTTGAAAACTCTGTTCGTCAAtctcaaaccaaaaccaaaatcgtTCAACAAACCTCAAACAAATCGATCTTTGTCAAACTCCCCAACGAAGAGTCAATCTTCGTTCAAACCCCCCCAACGAAGATTCTGTCTTCGCCTTCGTCAACCAGTTCCCCAACGAACCTTTCAATCGACGAACCTTGCAACCGCTTCAACCCAAAAGGGGGAAATAAATTGGCGGGAACACATTTCATTCATCTGTCAGTAGGGTTTCAAACTTTCAACCCTAACTCCCAAATTCATTCTCTCACAACAAATCAACAATCACTGTTAGATATCTTTCACCATACATCAACTCTGATCGGAAAAAAACATGTACGGTGGCGAGTTCGACGGCGCTGCCGCCTTCTCCGGCGGAGGTTTCATGCCTTCTCAGGCCACTCAGACTACAGATCCATTCCCCTCCGCCTTAAGCAAGCATCGTGATAAGCAGACGCTGATTCCATTAACCGTGAAGCAAATCAACAAAGCGTTTTTGTCAAATGTCGATAAAGTGAATTTTCTCATTGACGGTGTTGATGTCAATAACGTTAAGTTGGTTGGGATGGTGCTGAATAAAGCTGAGAGGGTTACTGATGTTTcttttgtgcttgatgatggtaCGGGTCGTATTGACTGTAACAGATGGGTTCATGAGGCTGTTGACACGAAGGAGATGGAAGCGATATTGGAAGGAATGTATGTTCAAGTTCATGGACAACTAAAAGGCTTTCAAGGGAAGAAGCAGTTAGTGATTTTTGGTATTTTATGCAGGCGAAGGGATAGGGCTCCCTTTCTTttagataaaaaaaatattaaaagaaaaaCCAAGCATCAACCTTCCgctcaaaaaaaaataataaacaaagctAAAAAAAACAATgctaaaaaaaatcaaagctcaaaaaaaataaataaataaataaataaaccaaagctcaaaaatcaaaaccaaaccaaaacaaaatcaaaacccaaACAAATGCCAAAACCCAAATGGCCAAGTTGTTTTTCAGCTTGAGGGGGAaccaaaaacccaaaaaaaaggaaaaaaaaaaaccaaaactcAAAACCCAAATTCTCAAATCAAAACAAAACCttttttcaaaacaaaatccaaaaccaaaaccaatcCAAGTTGAATCGTGGCAATCCCACaattcaacttgagggggagtgttagaaaaggaaaaaaataatttAGAGAAAATTATTGATTCCTCAAGATCATCTCCATATTTAAgtattttcttttatttgttcTTGTAAAGCCTATAAATAAAGGCTCGTTTTTCCCTGTTTTGTATGGAAGAAATATATCAATAAAATTCAATTCCTTTTAAATATTCTTTCCCATCTCTGATTATCATTTACAACAGTTTGAGACTAATTTTCAGTCTCATTACTTCCCTTCAAATGGTTGAACTCGAGCCTGTTAATTGGATACTAAAAATCAGTCCTTAATCCGTTCATATATAAAAGGTTTTCCAAACTAAATATCAATCCCTATTTTGATTCATGTTTTTGGAATATTAAGAACTGATTTTCAGTCTCTAATATGTTCCCTCCATATTATACATTGAAGATCAGTCACCAAGACATTTGTGCCATTTTTCATTACAGATGAGACTTATTTGGGACTGATAATCAGTCACGAGAAAGGTTCCCACCAAAATCTTATATTACTTGTAAATATTTCTTATTGAAATTTAGTCTCAAATAAGATGGAAAAATATTAGCGACTGATTATCAGTCATTAACACGAGTCGTAAACAAATCAATCCCAAATATTATTAGTAATTGATTAATCAGTCCTCAGATATTATGTATTTGAGACTGATATTTTAGTCTCTGATAGTTTAGTCTCTAATAGTCACTTTTCTTGTAGTggacacacacacacaccgaCTCTTTGGCATTATTGAGGTATGAAAAGGGATGGACATTTCTACCATAACGCTAAATGAGGAGAAAATGGAAATAAATGATTGAAATGGTATTAAGAGTCGTTAACCATTACATATTTTAAAGAGGCATTATGATGCTGATGTGGCAGAAAATGTCTCTTATAGGACATTAACCATTACGGATGGTCTAATTGTATATATTGTAATTAGCTCTATTTTTCATTAATTGCTATAGAGTactaataacaaacaataatcccAAGAAAACAAATTTCACAACTCATAATTTTCGATCATCGTGTAGGTCACAAGACTATACCAAGAAATGAAACCTAAATTATCATTGTTGAGAGAAGAAGAATCTTTAACATGGGGTTTTTATATAAATACAatcaaatattatattttctatgttttttttaattgcaTTAGGAAACATCCCTAATTTTTCTTGGGATTTAGCCAATTTCCATACAATTGAAAGGAGATTAAAAGAAAAAGAGTTCTTTACCAAACTATTGTTGGTGgaataaatatttatcaaaaTAGTGTTTCTCATTTATTTTGTAATTACCTTTTGTTTTTTAACTTAtatattaaacatttttacacacACCTATATATTTGAAGTTAATCAATCCGTTATCTATTTTTTTAACTTTCTTATCATATATTTCTTTTTTACCAATCCAATAATTTTCTTTTATTTCTTTGTTTTTTCCAATCAACCCATTATACTTTTTTTACCAATAACTCCTTTTTTAAATAACTCCTTTTTTTCAATCAATATTAGCTCTGTGTGCACGAAGCGAACAATCAATGAACAAAGTtttttgttcgtttgtttaaGTTTGTAAACGTTTGTTTATTTCTATTCATTTACATTCATCTATGTCCGTTTATTTAGAACAAACATGTAACAAACGAGTCGGAATAGGTTGCCATTTCATGTCCATTCATTCTCGATTATCTTTTGTTTCTCTCATTTCACTTTTTTTTTAAGATTTGGAGGtattaatttaatat contains the following coding sequences:
- the LOC110887755 gene encoding replication protein A 32 kDa subunit B; amino-acid sequence: MYGGEFDGAAAFSGGGFMPSQATQTTDPFPSALSKHRDKQTLIPLTVKQINKAFLSNVDKVNFLIDGVDVNNVKLVGMVLNKAERVTDVSFVLDDGTGRIDCNRWVHEAVDTKEMEAILEGMYVQVHGQLKGFQGKKQLVIFGNIPNFSWDLANFHTIERRLKEKEFFTKLFVHIHLTKFEPAHALNFLMYQGEIIAREELELQRANAFEGLEGPNMLESLIVAKVNELTLKRLAKFVFGLQ